A genomic segment from Spinacia oleracea cultivar Varoflay chromosome 3, BTI_SOV_V1, whole genome shotgun sequence encodes:
- the LOC110785433 gene encoding wall-associated receptor kinase 5 isoform X3: MPCSSLLLFWVLIQFMVRSIIASSPASASASAPTSASAPQVLAPYCEDKCGNVSIPYPFGMGDGCYYQDPNNNFKISCDQSTTPPTAYFDTSFPVFNTSLLTGEICIRRDISYDCYGNNNNNHRRNYTALVNIRGFTISSTNNLLIAMGCDTYVWFTGVRHGKPYQTGCMTSCGSLEEVSEDACNGVGCCIASLPDEVTNITTTIGSFSNHSRVPFNPCSVAYPAAVNEYRYHKMDLSRDLDFYMKNRIQVPVVFNWAIGTHNCSVSQAKGNSLCKSNTLCVDPPNQDGYHCKCQDGFTGNPYLPRGCADIDECKESNECEKPEYCINQIGSYHCKCPKGYHGNGTRTQPCSSDRKSWLIPVAATAGVAGAMIILLVIGFYLYWKHGKIQHKRMRESFFRQNGGLLLHEKLSGRKIDGLKVFTAQDLEIATNNYNDKYIIGRGGFGIVYKGILGNNQHIAIKRSLKVDPRQVEQFINEVLVLSQINNRNVVKLLGCCLETEVPLLVYEFITNGTLYDHLVDAVKASILTWNTRLNIALEVANVLSYLHTTISTPIIHRDMKSMNILLDDNYTAKVADFGASRLVPEDQGQVVATMVQGTWGYLDPEYMQTRKLTEKSDVYSFGVVLVELITRKKAICYDRPDDETSLAMHLLIKMREGELLNILDKTIVNEGTIEQIQQMANLATCCLMVKGDDRPSMKEVAIELETIKRIGSSPWISKDGSFQEDMSVSESLLEGYPRSGTSGCSSSIDIDLYNPRLDSILADGR; the protein is encoded by the exons ATGCCGTGCTCaagtttattattgttttgggtGTTAATACAATTTATGGTAAGGAGCATAATAGCATCATCGCCGGCGTCGGCGTCGGCGTCGGCACCGACATCGGCATCGGCACCTCAAGTCCTAGCTCCTTATTGTGAAGACAAGTGTGGAAATGTAAGCATTCCATATCCATTTGGTATGGGAGATGGTTGTTACTATCAAGACCCAAATAACAACTTCAAAATCTCTTGTGACCAAAGCACGACCCCTCCAACGGCATATTTTGATACAAGTTTCCCGGTATTCAACACGTCACTACTAACCGGTGAAATATGCATTAGGCGTGATATTTCATACGATTGTTacggtaataataataataatcatcgtCGTAATTACACAGCCTTGGTTAACATACGGGGTTTCACAATATCTAGCACGAACAATTTGTTAATAGCCATGGGGTGTGACACTTATGTTTGGTTCACCGGGGTACGACATGGAAAACCGTACCAAACCGGTTGTATGACTAGTTGTGGAAGTCTAGAAGAGGTTTCCGAAGATGCCTGTAACGGGGTTGGGTGTTGTATAGCGTCCCTCCCCGATGAAGTCACCAATATCACCACCACAATCGGTAGCTTTTCGAACCATAGTCGGGTCCCGTTCAACCCGTGTAGCGTTGCGTATCCGGCAGCGGTGAATGAGTACAGGTACCATAAAATGGATTTGAGTCGAGACTTGGATTTCTATATGAAAAATAGAATACAAGTTCCTGTTGTTTTTAATTGGGCAATTGGAACACATAATTGTTctgtttctcaagcaaaaggGAATTCTTTGTGTAAAAGTAACACATTATGTGTAGATCCACCTAACCAAGATGGCTATCACTGCAAATGTCAGGATGGCTTTACTGGGAATCCTTATCTTCCTCGAGGTTGCGCAG ACATTGATGAGTGCAAGGAGTCAAATGAATGTGAGAAACCAGAGTATTGTATAAACCAAATTGGAAGTTACCATTGCAAATGTCCGAAGGGCTACCACGGTAACGGGACAAGGACCCAACCTTGCAGCTCCGATAGGAAGTCTTGGCTCATTCCAGTTGCGGCCACTGCAG GCGTTGCTGGTGCTATGATAATTTTGCTAGTGATCGGGTTTTACCTCTATTGGAAACACGGAAAAATACAACACAAGCGAATGCGGGAAAGTTTCTTTAGGCAAAATGGAGGTTTACTTTTACATGAAAAACTTTCTGGACGGAAGATAGATGGGTTAAAAGTTTTTACAGCACAAGATCTAGAAATCGCAACGAACAATTATAACGACAAATATATAATCGGAAGAGGAGGTTTTGGCATAGTTTACAAAGGAATATTGGGCAATAACCAACACATTGCAATCAAAAGATCTCTAAAGGTAGATCCACGCCAAGTTGAGCAATTCATCAATGAAGTTCTGgttttatcacaaattaacaacagAAACGTGGTCAAATTACTAGGATGTTGTCTTGAGACGGAAGTACCATTGCTAGTGTACGAGTTCATTACCAACGGGACGTTATATGATCACTTAGTTGATGCAGTTAAAGCTTCGATTTTAACATGGAATACGCGTCTAAATATAGCATTGGAAGTTGCTAACGTCCTATCTTATTTGCATACCACAATCTCAACTCCGATTATTCATAGAGATATGAAGTCGATGAACATACTCTTAGATGATAACTACACTGCTAAGGTAGCTGATTTTGGAGCCTCCAGGTTGGTTCCAGAGGACCAAGGTCAAGTCGTAGCTACAATG GTACAAGGGACATGGGGGTATTTGGATCCGGAGTATATGCAGACGAGAAAACTAACTGAAAAGAGCGATGTTTATAGTTTTGGTGTAGTCCTAGTGGAGCTAATAACTCGAAAAAAGGCAATTTGTTATGATAGGCCTGATGATGAGACAAGTCTAGCTATGCACCTTCTTATTAAAATGAGAGAAGGTGAATTGTTAAACATCCTTGACAAAACCATAGTAAATGAGGGAACAATCGAACAAATACAACAAATGGCTAATCTAGCTACATGTTGCTTGATGGTAAAAGGTGACGATAGGCCAAGCATGAAGGAAGTTGCTATAGAACTGGAGACAATAAAACGAATCGGGTCAAGCCCATGGATTAGTAAGGATGGATCATTTCAAGAAGATATGAGTGTAAGTGAATCGTTGCTCGAAGGATATCCAAGATCAGGTACTAGTGGTTGTAGCAGTAGTATTGACATAGACTTGTATAATCCACGTTTAGATTCAATTCTAGCCGATGGGAGGTAA
- the LOC110785431 gene encoding probable poly(ADP-ribose) glycohydrolase 2 produces the protein MAKPFTPTMENRTDFESVRQFLPPLTTQPSGHLAWPNHKLIDTLKLISQGPSQSQVNSGARLFSTISRLRDCLPFSSDQDRLATSTGNGFARFFDELLPKEKTIKWFGEIVPVMADFILRLPSLLEMHYQNCDDIVPGVSTGLRLLEPQQPGIVFLSQELIAALLSCSFFCLFPAVIVNRYANLMQAINMDRIFASVHDRFHEQENKIECIMHYFERVCSSTPLNFVSFERKVLSLEQNPSVVALPPPKFWANSVVPLCKFKVYFTGMIEDHPAGSLEVDFADEYIGGLTLTDGCLQEEILFVIKPELIAAMLFLPSMSENEAIEMVGAERFSNYKGYDAKFQFDGDHVDNKEIDPMGRRVSRVIAIDALRLGWAGARQYKHENLLREVNKAFCGFLDHSKYQQKQVPDSDVGIVTGNWGCGVFGGDPEIKSIIQWVAASQASRSFLSYYTFELGKLRNLDQVVEWIESQKWNVGEVWNMLSGYCTKRANGETKLGFFSFLIPSLQQSY, from the exons ATGGCGAAACCATTCACTCCTACAATGGAAAATCGCACCGATTTCGAATCAGTTCGTCAATTTCTCCCACCATTAACAACCCAACCATCTGGCCATCTAGCATGGCCAAATCACAAACTCATTGATACTCTGAAATTAATCTCTCAAGGACCGAGTCAAAGCCAAGTCAACTCGGGTGCACGACTATTCAGTACAATTTCAAGACTCAGGGATTGTCTTCCTTTCTCCTCTGATCAAGATCGTTTGGCGACATCAACTGGTAATGGGTTCGCGCGATTCTTTGATGAGTTGTTGCCCAAGGAGAAAACCATTAAATGGTTTGGTGAAATTGTACCTGTAATGGCTGATTTTATATTAAGATTGCCTTCACTTCTCGAAATGCATTATCAAAATTGCGATGATATTGTTCCAGGAGTTTCTACTGGTCTTCGATTGTTGGAGCCACAACAACCAGGCATTGTTTTTCTCAGTCAG GAGCTTATTGCTGCTCTGCTGTCATGTTCATTCTTCTGCTTGTTTCCGGCAGTGATTGTTAATAGATACGCCAATCTTATGCAGGCGATTAACATGGATCGAATATTTGC GAGTGTTCATGACAGGTTCCATGAACAAGAAAACAAAATCGAGTGCATTATGCATTACTTTGAGAGAGTATGTTCATCAACCCCTTTGAACTTTGTTTCATTTGAACGGAAAGTTCTTTCGCTGGAGCAAAATCCATCTGTTGTTGCCCTTCCACCTCCTAAATTCTGGGCCAACTCTGTGGTTCCCCTCTGCAAATTTAAG GTTTATTTTACGGGTATGATAGAGGACCATCCTGCAGGGTCTCTTGAAGTTGATTTTGCAGACGAGTACATAGGAGGACTTACTTTGACTGATGGATGTCTTCAG GAAGAAATTCTCTTCGTGATAAAGCCAGAACTAATTGCTGCCATGCTTTTCTTGCCGTCCATGTCAGAAAATGAGGCAATAGAAATGGTTGGTGCTGAAAGGTTCTCAAATTATAAAGG GTATGATGCTAAATTTCAATTCGATGGGGATCACGTGGACAATAAGGAAATAGATCCAATGGGAAGACGTGTGTCAAGAGTTATTGCAATTGATGCATTGCGCTTGGGCTGGGCAGGAGCTAGACAGTATAAGCATGAAAATCTTCTGAG GGAGGTTAACAAAGCATTCTGTGGGTTCCTGGATCATTCCAAATATCAGCAGAAGCAGGTGCCTGATAGTGATGTCGGGATTGTCACCGGAAACTGGGGATGTGGTGTTTTCGGTGGAGATCCTGAAATTAAGTCAATCATACAGTGGGTCGCTGCATCTCAG GCATCAAGATCTTTTCTGTCATACTATACATTTGAACTGGGGAAATTGCGAAACTTGGACCAG GTGGTAGAATGGATCGAGTCCCAGAAATGGAATGTTGGAGAAGTATGGAACATGTTATCTGGTTATTGTACCAAACGGGCAAATGGAGAAACAAAGCTTggcttcttttcttttcttatcCCTTCTCTACAACAAAGCTATTGA
- the LOC110785433 gene encoding uncharacterized protein isoform X2 → MAIGNTESEGSQSNSEGNNNNFDPYFIANSDNPTSSLVAVPFNGANFVRWSRNVKRALIAKNKEGFINGELLKPTVNHKDYLKWKRADFMVVSWILSSMNHDLADDFGYIDNAADLWLELAERFGQSNGPLIYQLKKEIENLTQENMTIVSYYSKLKKLWDEMQTLRAFPTCTCGVMLTCSCQFLKKVAEFEEEDKMMKFLLGLNGGFDSTITNVLAMDPMPNLNRVFSITQQIEKQKEVSNAVVEHNILNSSAMAAQFYKGNQVQKNDGNHGKKDWKELKKEKLNRFCTHCKGKGHTAEQCFKIIGYPDWYNSIKASKGSNSSNTRFAANVNSATDAGDDPLDNTAADNGLVNSTMLNAICQEVMKVMKGQQSQNTNTSAASCSYANYAGTISHSFNCTTTELSHDHLWIVDSGACDHMTFDENILTNIRVLIQPIKVGLPDGTQMTVEKIGDTVLSDDLVLHNVLLVKGFRHNLLSVGRLIEHTGILVTFTKTGYIFQDPSNSKKLGAGKRTNGLYYFVTTPVDICQDIDECKESNECEKPEYCINQIGSYHCKCPKGYHGNGTRTQPCSSDRKSWLIPVAATAGVAGAMIILLVIGFYLYWKHGKIQHKRMRESFFRQNGGLLLHEKLSGRKIDGLKVFTAQDLEIATNNYNDKYIIGRGGFGIVYKGILGNNQHIAIKRSLKVDPRQVEQFINEVLVLSQINNRNVVKLLGCCLETEVPLLVYEFITNGTLYDHLVDAVKASILTWNTRLNIALEVANVLSYLHTTISTPIIHRDMKSMNILLDDNYTAKVADFGASRLVPEDQGQVVATMVQGTWGYLDPEYMQTRKLTEKSDVYSFGVVLVELITRKKAICYDRPDDETSLAMHLLIKMREGDDRPSMKEVAIELETIKRIGSSPWISKDGSFQEDMSVSESLLEGYPRSGTSGCSSSIDIDLYNPRLDSILADGR, encoded by the exons ATGGCGATTGGAAACACTGAAAGTGAAGGTTCTCAATCAAATTCTGAAGGTAACAACAATAATTTTGATCCTTATTTCATAGCAAACTCAGACAATCCTACTTCCAGTTTAGTTGCTGTTCCTTTTAATGGTGCGAATTTTGTTCGATGGAGTAGGAATGTTAAAAGAGCTCTAATAGCTAAGAATAAGGAAGGTTTCATTAATGGTGAATTGCTTAAACCTACTGTTAATCATAAGGATTACTTGAAGTGGAAACGAGCTGATTTTATGGTAGTAAGCTGGATTTTAAGCTCTATGAATCATGATTTAGCTGATGATTTTGGCTATATTGATAATGCTGCTGACCTATGGCTTGAATTGGCTGAAAGATTTGGACAGTCTAATGGTCCATTGATTTATCAATTGAAGAAGGAAATAGAGAATTTGACTCAAGAAAATATGACTATAGTGTCATATTACAGTAAACTGAAGAAGTTATGGGATGAGATGCAGACTCTAAGAGCCTTTCCTACTTGTACTTGTGGTGTTATGTTGACATGTAGTTGTCAATTTTTAAAGAAAGTGGCTGAGTTTGAAGAAGAGGACAAAATGATGAAGTTCTTGCTTGGTTTGAATGGAGGTTTTGACAGTACCATCACTAATGTGTTAGCTATGGATCCTATGCCTAATTTGAATAGAGTGTTTTCAATCACTCAGCAGATTGAAAAACAGAAGGAAGTGAGTAATGCTGTTGTTGAGCATAACATTCTAAATAGCAGTGCCATGGCTGCACAATTTTACAAAGGCAATCAGGTCCAGAAGAATGATGGAAATCATGGAAAGAAAGATTGGAAAGAGCTTaagaaagagaagttgaataGGTTTTGTACTCATTGCAAAGGGAAAGGTCATACTGCAGAACAATGTTTCAAGATAATTGGTTATCCTGATTGGTACAATTCTATCAAGGCTTCTAAAGGAAGTAACTCAAGCAACACTAGATTTGCTGCCAATGTAAATTCTGCAACTGATGCTGGTGATGATCCTCTTGATAATACAGCTGCAGACAATGGTTTGGTTAACAGTACAATGCTTAATGCAATTTGTCAAGAAGTCATGAAGGTGATGAAAGGACAACAATCTCAGAATACAAATACTTCTGCAGCAAGTTGTTCTTATGCTAACTATGCAGGTACTATTTCTCATTCTTTTAACTGCACTACAACTGAATTAAGTCATGATCATTTATGGATTGTTGATTCTGGTGCTTGTGATCATATGACCTTTGATGAAAATATATTGACCAACATAAGAGTTCTTATTCAGCCTATCAAAGTTGGTTTGCCTGATGGAACTCAGATGACAGTTGAGAAAATTGGGGATACTGTCCTCAGTGATGATTTGGTCTTACATAATGTGCTACTAGTGAAAGGTTTTAGGCATAATTTGCTGTCTGTTGGGAGATTGATTGAACATACTGGAATCCTAGTAACATTTACCAAAACTGGATACATTTTCCAGGACCCCTCTAATTCCAAGAAACTTGGTGCTGGAAAAAGGACAAATGGACTCTACTATTTTGTCACAACTCCAGTTGATATCTGTCAAG ACATTGATGAGTGCAAGGAGTCAAATGAATGTGAGAAACCAGAGTATTGTATAAACCAAATTGGAAGTTACCATTGCAAATGTCCGAAGGGCTACCACGGTAACGGGACAAGGACCCAACCTTGCAGCTCCGATAGGAAGTCTTGGCTCATTCCAGTTGCGGCCACTGCAG GCGTTGCTGGTGCTATGATAATTTTGCTAGTGATCGGGTTTTACCTCTATTGGAAACACGGAAAAATACAACACAAGCGAATGCGGGAAAGTTTCTTTAGGCAAAATGGAGGTTTACTTTTACATGAAAAACTTTCTGGACGGAAGATAGATGGGTTAAAAGTTTTTACAGCACAAGATCTAGAAATCGCAACGAACAATTATAACGACAAATATATAATCGGAAGAGGAGGTTTTGGCATAGTTTACAAAGGAATATTGGGCAATAACCAACACATTGCAATCAAAAGATCTCTAAAGGTAGATCCACGCCAAGTTGAGCAATTCATCAATGAAGTTCTGgttttatcacaaattaacaacagAAACGTGGTCAAATTACTAGGATGTTGTCTTGAGACGGAAGTACCATTGCTAGTGTACGAGTTCATTACCAACGGGACGTTATATGATCACTTAGTTGATGCAGTTAAAGCTTCGATTTTAACATGGAATACGCGTCTAAATATAGCATTGGAAGTTGCTAACGTCCTATCTTATTTGCATACCACAATCTCAACTCCGATTATTCATAGAGATATGAAGTCGATGAACATACTCTTAGATGATAACTACACTGCTAAGGTAGCTGATTTTGGAGCCTCCAGGTTGGTTCCAGAGGACCAAGGTCAAGTCGTAGCTACAATG GTACAAGGGACATGGGGGTATTTGGATCCGGAGTATATGCAGACGAGAAAACTAACTGAAAAGAGCGATGTTTATAGTTTTGGTGTAGTCCTAGTGGAGCTAATAACTCGAAAAAAGGCAATTTGTTATGATAGGCCTGATGATGAGACAAGTCTAGCTATGCACCTTCTTATTAAAATGAGAGAAG GTGACGATAGGCCAAGCATGAAGGAAGTTGCTATAGAACTGGAGACAATAAAACGAATCGGGTCAAGCCCATGGATTAGTAAGGATGGATCATTTCAAGAAGATATGAGTGTAAGTGAATCGTTGCTCGAAGGATATCCAAGATCAGGTACTAGTGGTTGTAGCAGTAGTATTGACATAGACTTGTATAATCCACGTTTAGATTCAATTCTAGCCGATGGGAGGTAA
- the LOC110785433 gene encoding uncharacterized protein isoform X1 codes for MAIGNTESEGSQSNSEGNNNNFDPYFIANSDNPTSSLVAVPFNGANFVRWSRNVKRALIAKNKEGFINGELLKPTVNHKDYLKWKRADFMVVSWILSSMNHDLADDFGYIDNAADLWLELAERFGQSNGPLIYQLKKEIENLTQENMTIVSYYSKLKKLWDEMQTLRAFPTCTCGVMLTCSCQFLKKVAEFEEEDKMMKFLLGLNGGFDSTITNVLAMDPMPNLNRVFSITQQIEKQKEVSNAVVEHNILNSSAMAAQFYKGNQVQKNDGNHGKKDWKELKKEKLNRFCTHCKGKGHTAEQCFKIIGYPDWYNSIKASKGSNSSNTRFAANVNSATDAGDDPLDNTAADNGLVNSTMLNAICQEVMKVMKGQQSQNTNTSAASCSYANYAGTISHSFNCTTTELSHDHLWIVDSGACDHMTFDENILTNIRVLIQPIKVGLPDGTQMTVEKIGDTVLSDDLVLHNVLLVKGFRHNLLSVGRLIEHTGILVTFTKTGYIFQDPSNSKKLGAGKRTNGLYYFVTTPVDICQDIDECKESNECEKPEYCINQIGSYHCKCPKGYHGNGTRTQPCSSDRKSWLIPVAATAGVAGAMIILLVIGFYLYWKHGKIQHKRMRESFFRQNGGLLLHEKLSGRKIDGLKVFTAQDLEIATNNYNDKYIIGRGGFGIVYKGILGNNQHIAIKRSLKVDPRQVEQFINEVLVLSQINNRNVVKLLGCCLETEVPLLVYEFITNGTLYDHLVDAVKASILTWNTRLNIALEVANVLSYLHTTISTPIIHRDMKSMNILLDDNYTAKVADFGASRLVPEDQGQVVATMVQGTWGYLDPEYMQTRKLTEKSDVYSFGVVLVELITRKKAICYDRPDDETSLAMHLLIKMREGELLNILDKTIVNEGTIEQIQQMANLATCCLMVKGDDRPSMKEVAIELETIKRIGSSPWISKDGSFQEDMSVSESLLEGYPRSGTSGCSSSIDIDLYNPRLDSILADGR; via the exons ATGGCGATTGGAAACACTGAAAGTGAAGGTTCTCAATCAAATTCTGAAGGTAACAACAATAATTTTGATCCTTATTTCATAGCAAACTCAGACAATCCTACTTCCAGTTTAGTTGCTGTTCCTTTTAATGGTGCGAATTTTGTTCGATGGAGTAGGAATGTTAAAAGAGCTCTAATAGCTAAGAATAAGGAAGGTTTCATTAATGGTGAATTGCTTAAACCTACTGTTAATCATAAGGATTACTTGAAGTGGAAACGAGCTGATTTTATGGTAGTAAGCTGGATTTTAAGCTCTATGAATCATGATTTAGCTGATGATTTTGGCTATATTGATAATGCTGCTGACCTATGGCTTGAATTGGCTGAAAGATTTGGACAGTCTAATGGTCCATTGATTTATCAATTGAAGAAGGAAATAGAGAATTTGACTCAAGAAAATATGACTATAGTGTCATATTACAGTAAACTGAAGAAGTTATGGGATGAGATGCAGACTCTAAGAGCCTTTCCTACTTGTACTTGTGGTGTTATGTTGACATGTAGTTGTCAATTTTTAAAGAAAGTGGCTGAGTTTGAAGAAGAGGACAAAATGATGAAGTTCTTGCTTGGTTTGAATGGAGGTTTTGACAGTACCATCACTAATGTGTTAGCTATGGATCCTATGCCTAATTTGAATAGAGTGTTTTCAATCACTCAGCAGATTGAAAAACAGAAGGAAGTGAGTAATGCTGTTGTTGAGCATAACATTCTAAATAGCAGTGCCATGGCTGCACAATTTTACAAAGGCAATCAGGTCCAGAAGAATGATGGAAATCATGGAAAGAAAGATTGGAAAGAGCTTaagaaagagaagttgaataGGTTTTGTACTCATTGCAAAGGGAAAGGTCATACTGCAGAACAATGTTTCAAGATAATTGGTTATCCTGATTGGTACAATTCTATCAAGGCTTCTAAAGGAAGTAACTCAAGCAACACTAGATTTGCTGCCAATGTAAATTCTGCAACTGATGCTGGTGATGATCCTCTTGATAATACAGCTGCAGACAATGGTTTGGTTAACAGTACAATGCTTAATGCAATTTGTCAAGAAGTCATGAAGGTGATGAAAGGACAACAATCTCAGAATACAAATACTTCTGCAGCAAGTTGTTCTTATGCTAACTATGCAGGTACTATTTCTCATTCTTTTAACTGCACTACAACTGAATTAAGTCATGATCATTTATGGATTGTTGATTCTGGTGCTTGTGATCATATGACCTTTGATGAAAATATATTGACCAACATAAGAGTTCTTATTCAGCCTATCAAAGTTGGTTTGCCTGATGGAACTCAGATGACAGTTGAGAAAATTGGGGATACTGTCCTCAGTGATGATTTGGTCTTACATAATGTGCTACTAGTGAAAGGTTTTAGGCATAATTTGCTGTCTGTTGGGAGATTGATTGAACATACTGGAATCCTAGTAACATTTACCAAAACTGGATACATTTTCCAGGACCCCTCTAATTCCAAGAAACTTGGTGCTGGAAAAAGGACAAATGGACTCTACTATTTTGTCACAACTCCAGTTGATATCTGTCAAG ACATTGATGAGTGCAAGGAGTCAAATGAATGTGAGAAACCAGAGTATTGTATAAACCAAATTGGAAGTTACCATTGCAAATGTCCGAAGGGCTACCACGGTAACGGGACAAGGACCCAACCTTGCAGCTCCGATAGGAAGTCTTGGCTCATTCCAGTTGCGGCCACTGCAG GCGTTGCTGGTGCTATGATAATTTTGCTAGTGATCGGGTTTTACCTCTATTGGAAACACGGAAAAATACAACACAAGCGAATGCGGGAAAGTTTCTTTAGGCAAAATGGAGGTTTACTTTTACATGAAAAACTTTCTGGACGGAAGATAGATGGGTTAAAAGTTTTTACAGCACAAGATCTAGAAATCGCAACGAACAATTATAACGACAAATATATAATCGGAAGAGGAGGTTTTGGCATAGTTTACAAAGGAATATTGGGCAATAACCAACACATTGCAATCAAAAGATCTCTAAAGGTAGATCCACGCCAAGTTGAGCAATTCATCAATGAAGTTCTGgttttatcacaaattaacaacagAAACGTGGTCAAATTACTAGGATGTTGTCTTGAGACGGAAGTACCATTGCTAGTGTACGAGTTCATTACCAACGGGACGTTATATGATCACTTAGTTGATGCAGTTAAAGCTTCGATTTTAACATGGAATACGCGTCTAAATATAGCATTGGAAGTTGCTAACGTCCTATCTTATTTGCATACCACAATCTCAACTCCGATTATTCATAGAGATATGAAGTCGATGAACATACTCTTAGATGATAACTACACTGCTAAGGTAGCTGATTTTGGAGCCTCCAGGTTGGTTCCAGAGGACCAAGGTCAAGTCGTAGCTACAATG GTACAAGGGACATGGGGGTATTTGGATCCGGAGTATATGCAGACGAGAAAACTAACTGAAAAGAGCGATGTTTATAGTTTTGGTGTAGTCCTAGTGGAGCTAATAACTCGAAAAAAGGCAATTTGTTATGATAGGCCTGATGATGAGACAAGTCTAGCTATGCACCTTCTTATTAAAATGAGAGAAGGTGAATTGTTAAACATCCTTGACAAAACCATAGTAAATGAGGGAACAATCGAACAAATACAACAAATGGCTAATCTAGCTACATGTTGCTTGATGGTAAAAGGTGACGATAGGCCAAGCATGAAGGAAGTTGCTATAGAACTGGAGACAATAAAACGAATCGGGTCAAGCCCATGGATTAGTAAGGATGGATCATTTCAAGAAGATATGAGTGTAAGTGAATCGTTGCTCGAAGGATATCCAAGATCAGGTACTAGTGGTTGTAGCAGTAGTATTGACATAGACTTGTATAATCCACGTTTAGATTCAATTCTAGCCGATGGGAGGTAA